The genomic segment GAGGAACATCACGGCGAGGATCACCAGGCCCTCCCACACCGGCACCGTGCCGTTGAAGGCGACCAGGGCCAGCGCGAGGACCCCGCCCAGCACGCCCCCGAACACCCTGAGCGCGGCCGACCCGGTGCACGCGCAGCAGATGGCGATGAGCATCACGACCGACGCGAGCGCGATCAGCCTGCCGGTGCCCAGCGCGTCGGAGAGGGCCGACGCCGGCAGCGCGAACCCCGCCGCCACGCTCAGCGCGGCGAGCGCCGCCAGGGTGACGGCGACCGCGCCGGACCGCCGGTGCAGGCGGACGGTGAAGAGGCCGACGACCAGGAGGTAGAAGGCCATCTCGTACGAGAGGGTCCACAGGACGAGCAGGAGATTGGGGGTGCCCAACAGCTCCTGGAACAGGGTGAGATGGGCCAGGGCCACCGAGGTGAGGCTCTGTCCGCCGAAGTCCCGGATCTCCGCCACGCCGAAGTGGTCGGCCACGAGCAGACCGGTGACGACGGCCGCGCACAGCGGGTAGATACGGAAGAGGCGGCCGGTCCAGAACGTCCTCACACTGCCCCGGCGTTCCAGCGACGCGGGGATGATGTAGCCGCTGACCAGGAAGAACACCATGATGCCGTAGCGGCTGGTGTTGAACTCCGGCATCAGCTCCCGTCGGAACTCCGCCATGAACGAGTACGACGAGTGGTCGAACACCACGACGAGCGCCGCGATGCCGCGCAACGCGTCCAGCCAGCCGAGCCGCGACGCACCGGACGCGGCCGCCCTGGAGGACCGGGAAGACCGGGAGGACCGGGAGAACCGGGAGAACCGGGAAGACCGGGGCGATGCGGAGGGCGAGGACTTCATACCCGTTCTCACGTGCGGTTCTTCTCCGGTGTTCAGCTCGGCTCCGATGGGCGTGGTCCGGCCTGTCGGGCAGCCCGGGAAGCGGCAGGGCGCAGGGCGGGCGGAGCCGTTCGGGGCGCCGACCTGGTGGACGCCGGGTGCGGTGAGCACCCGGCGTCGCCCGGGTCAGCTCGTCGGCTCGGCCTCCGGTTCGGCCTCACAGCGGTCGACCGAGGCCGCCATGGTCTGCTCGGCCATCTCGATGCGGGAGGTCGCCTTGTCGCCGGCGGCCACCTCGACCTGCCACTCCCCGTTCTCGACCAGGGCTCCGTTCTTGTCGATGAACGAGACCATGACCGAGAACTCGGCGTCGACCGCGTTGGGGTTGGTCACCTCCACGGTCGCGTACGGCTGCTTCGCGGACGCGCACGTCACCAACCGCACGGTCGCCGACTCCAGTTGTGCCTCGCCCGAGCCGGTGTCCTCGGTGGAGGAGTCGTCGTACGAGTCGTCGTACGAGTCGTCATAGCTGTCGTCGTAGTCGTCGTAGTCGTCGCTCTTCCCCAGGCCGGATGTGCCGCCCGACGACGAGGACGAGGTGTCGTGGTCCTGGGAGGAGGAGCTGCAGCCGCCGCCACTGCCACCGTCGCTGCCGCCGCTGGAACTGGAGCTGGAACCGCCGCTGGAACCGCGTCCCGTCGAGAACCCGGTCAGCGCGAGCACGACGATCACCGCCATCGACGCGAACCTCAGCCCGCGCACCCGTGTTTGTCCGCGCATGAGAGGCCCCCTCACTCGGCGGTACGCGACAGGCCGGTCAGCTTGCAGGTGCCGCCACCCGCCGCGAAAGCGCTGTCGTCCACCGAGCCCTCGTTCACCTTGACGTCAAGGACGTCGGAGGAACCGGCGGGCACGGACCGGATGGCGCCACCCTCGGTGGTGGCGACACGCTTGCCGTCGGCGTCCGTGAACTCGACGTCGAACGTGTAGCTGTACGTGGTGCCCGAGCTGCTGTTGGTGGCACGGACTCGGGCGGCCAGACCACGGTCGTACTCACAGGTCTCGATCTTCAGATCCCTGGCGGCACCCTTGGAGCTGGACGTCCCGCCCGTCCCCGAGGTGGTGCTCCCGCCCGTGGTGGTCGTACCGCCGCTGTCGCTGCCCCCGCTGGAGCTGGAGGAGCTGGATGACGAAGAGCCGCCGGAGCAGCCTCCGCCGCTGGAGCCGCGGGCTCCGGTGAGTGCGAACACGGCGATACCGAAAACCGCGATGGCCCGGACATGACGAGACTGCACTGGCTCAACCCCCGTTGAGTAGCGTTGTTTTGATGTCACACCCGCAAACGGATCCCTTCCGCTGACAGGCGCACGACACCCTAACAGCACGTGAGGAACACGGAGCCGGTCGATCGCGCGGTCACGGAGTTGCCTGGCCGTGGAATCGGACAAGCGCCCAGCGGGAACCGTCGCTCTCCCCATCCGGGCGCCTGGAGCCATCAGGCCTGGGCAGCGGCAGGACGGGCATCTGCAGATGCCGCGGGTGCTGTCCTGCGTCGTAGACGTGCAGGGGCGAAGCGCGTCCGCTCACGCGGACCGAGCGGCCGCGGCACCCGGACTCGGGGGACGTGGAGCGGGACATCGTACGGCCGTACGTGGCGGCCCACTTGACCGGTACCGCGAAGCAGAGAGAGCCGCACGCGGGGCACGCGCGGCCCTGCGTGACCTCACACTCGGGGAACACCCACCGCCCTGGCACCGATCGACAACTGTCCGTGTCCGAGGCTGCGTGGTTTCCGGCTTCCGGGAATCTGCACAGTGCGTACATAGCCGCATCACGCCGCGCGATGCGGCCGCGCAGCGGCATGCCGGATGCCGCTCCGCCGGCATGAAGTTGGCATGAAGTGTCCTGTTCTCAATCCCGGTGGCACTGCTCAGCCGCGTCCCGATATCGCACGGTACGTAGAGAAGGTGTCCTCAAATCGTGTGCCGGCCTGCACGGTTGCGTCGCCTGCTCGTTCGACTTCCCGGGCGCGTGGTCCGGTTGATTGGATGCCCGGCGTGCTCCGTGCTTTGATCCCTGGCACCGCGGCAGCAACGCGCGAGTCTCCGGAAACGGGGTCGCACGTCTGCGGCCGGGGCCCGCTAGTCCCCAGCGGGGCCACCCCCCCCCTTGTGGATCATCCATACGAAGGGAAGTTTCCTCATGAACTCCGCTCCCCAGGTCGAGACCGTCGAGATCTCCGACGCCGCGCTCGACAACGTCTCCGGTGGCCTGGCCCCGCACGCCAGCCTCGTCGCCGGACCCACCGCTGTCAGCGACGCGACCGTCCTGACCCAGATCGAGGGCGTCAAGAACGAGGTCCTGGGCACCGCCGCCCAGTACAACCACGTCAGCGTCTGCGCCTCGCTCTGACGCACGGCCCGTAGGGCAGGACGTCCGGCGGCCCCGCGCCCCTGAAGGAGCTTCGCTCCTGAAGGGGCTTCGCCCGTTACGGGACCGGACCCGCCCTCACGTCGTCCGCGCCGTCCCCGTCCCCTTCTCCGCGTCCAGCGCGTACACGCACCGGTCCTTGCTGCACGCGTACACGACACCGTCCTTGACCACGGGCGACCCGGTGATCTCACCGCCCGTCGCCAGCTTCCACCGCAGCCGCCCGTCGTCGGCCTTCAGCGTGTACAGCAGATGGTCGGTCGAGCCGAAGTGGATCCGCCCCTCCGCCACCGAGGGCGCCCCCACGATCTCCCCGCCCGCCTGGAAGCGCCACTTCGGCGTTCCCGTGACCGCGTCGAGGGTGTAGAGCCCCTTGCCGCTGCCCACGTGGACGTGCCCGGCGGCCACCAGCACCGGTTCCAGGGAGGAGCGGGACTCCGTCGCGATCCTCCACCGGTCCCGTCCGTCCGTCGCGTCGAGCGCGTAGACCGTGCCGAGGTAGTCGGCGAGGTAGACGCCACCGCCCGTGACCGCCGGACCGGACGCGAACGTGGGCGCGGAGAGGAAGACGGCCGGAGCCTCGAAGTGCCAGCGGACGTGCCCGCTCGCCACGTCGACGGCGAGGACGCGGCTCCCGGCGGAGACGTACACATAGCCGTCGGAGGCCGGGGTCAGCCGCACGGGGACGCCGCCGCAGGAGGCCGCGTCCCCGATGGGGTACGACCAGCGCTCGTCGCCCGTACGGGCCTCCAGCGCGCGCAGCCGGGCGTCCTTCCAGACGTACACCGTGCCGTCGTGGACGACCGGGCCCGCCTCGGGGGACTCGAAGTCGGCCTGGGCGCCGGCGAGCTCCCAGAGCTTGTGCCCGTTGGACGCCTCCCAGCCCTGTACGCCGCCGCCCCGGGTGGCGGTGACCACCGTGCCCCGGTCGGCCTTCAGCGAGTACACCCAGGCGTCCGTCGACAGCCGCCACAGGTCGGCGCCCTCACGGGCGTCGAGTGCGAAGAGGGTCGGACCGTCGGAGGCGTGGATACGACCGTCCGCGACCGCCATCGACCAGGCGACGTCCCGGGTCTTGAAGCGGCGCCGGCCGGTGGCCACGTCCAGGGCGTGCACCTCGAAGGAGGTGACGTAGACGAGGTCGTCGGCGACGGAAGGGGTGCCCCAGACGTCGTTCGACATGCGGAAACGCCAGGGGCGCCAGCCGGAGGCGGCCGGTTCCGGGGCGGGCGGGGCGCTCGCGGAGGGCGCGGGGTCGGCGCCGTTCACGCCGGCGCGCGGGCGGGACCAGGAGGCGGCGAGGCCCGCCTCGGGAGGGGGCGCCTTCACGGCGGCGGCGCGGGCGTCGGCGACGCGCGGACCGGGCCCGATGGGCACCTGGCCGCCGGCGAGCCGGACCGGCCCGGTGTCGGGGGCGCCGAGGGAGACGGGCGACACGGGCGCGGGGTCGTACGACGGCGGGGGCGGCGGTACCGGGGCGGTCGGGCGACCGCCGCCACTGCGCCCGCCGGAGGCCTGCTGCTTGGGCACGGCGCGCCCGCCCCGGCGCGTCTCGATCATGCTGACCGCCTTCTCGGGCAGCCACGCCGACGCCGTACCGCTGTCGTCCGAGCCGGAGCCGAAGAGATGGGGCGCGAGCTGGGCCTGGAGGTCGGCGGGGTTGGGGCGCGCGGTCGGGTCCATCTGCATACAGGACTCGATGAGGGGGCGCAGGTCGTCCGGGAGGCCGGAGAGGTCGGGGCCCTCGCGCAGCAGCATGAAGACGGTCTCGACCGGGTTGGCCCCGTGGAACGGCGCGTGTCCGGTGGCGGCGAACACGAGCATCGAGCCGAGCGAGAAGACGTCACTCGCGCCGGTGACGCTCCGCGAGTCCTTCGCCTGCTCGGGCGACATGTACGCGGGCGTGCCGACGGCGACGTTCGTCATCGTCAGACGTGTGTTCGATACACCGGACGCGATGCCGAAGTCGATCACGCGCGGACCGTCCTCGACGACGAGCACGTTGGAGGGCTTGAGGTCGCGGTGGACGAGTCCGGCGCCGTGGATGGACTGCAGGGCTTCGGCGACGCCCGCGGCGAGCCAGCGGACGGCCTGGACCGGCATCGGGCCGCAGTCGTTCACTATCTCCTCGAGCGAGGGCGCGGGGACGTACGCGGTCGCCAGCCACGGCACGGCCGCGCGGGGGTCGGCGTCGACCACGGCCGCCGTGTAGAAACCGGACACCGCGCGGGCCGCCTCGACCTCACGCGTGAACCGGACCCGGAAGAGCTGATCCTCCGCCAGCTCCGTCCGCACGGTCTTGATCGCCACGCGCCGCCCCGACGCCGAGCGCGCCAGATAGACCAGCCCCATGCCGCCGGCACCCAGCCGTCCCAGCACCTCGAACGGCCCGATCCGCCGCGGATCGTGCTGCGTCAGCTGATCCACCACTTGCCCTGCCACCTCCCCGTACGGACCGCGTCACCCACGTTGTGCGCGCGACCCCCGTGCAGCGTCTCACCACCGCACCGCCATGGCGGCACGCACCCCGATTCTTCCTGCTACCGGGGGCAGGTGCGAACCCGGGGGCGGATCGGGGTGTCTCAGGACAAAACCACGTTGTCCGCCTTTCGGGAAGCGGGAGCCCGGATGATGGGACAGTACGACGGTCCGCGTACCACCGGCGCACAACCCCGTACGCCTGCCCACGCGGCGGCCTCTTCACTCGCGTCGCGGGGATCGGCCGAAGGCCGGCCGGAAGTCGGCCGAAGGCCGGCCGGAAGTCGGCCGAAGGCCGGCCGTAAGCGGTCTTCCCGCTGGTCAGCCTTTGTCCTCCGGGCCGGTCGCCCCGTGTTCTCCCGCCGGCCGGGCCTCGTCCTCGCCCCGGTCGTCCCCCCGTTGCCGCAGCTCGTCCGGGCGCTGTTCGGCCTGGTCCGCCTCCTGCGGGGCCTCCCGCCAGCCGTTTCCGTCCCACTGCTGGAGCAACGCGAACGACGCGCCTTGATTGTCCGTGACGACCGCCACATTTCCGTACGAGGTGCCGAACGGCGGCACCTGCACCCGGCCCCCGAGCCGGCTGACGGTCCCGAGCGCGGCCTCGCAGTCCTCCGTCCCGAAGTGGACCAGGAAGTGCGGCGGCATCTCCGCCGGGAAGACGTCCGTGAGCGTGGCCCGGCCGAAGTCCGGGGCCGCGTCCGGGCCGAAGAGCGCGTCGTGGAAAAGGTGCGCGTAGAAGGAATTGGCCGCCTTGGTGTCCCGCGCGTACAACTCGGCCCACGCGAACGTGCCGGGCTCGTGGCGCCGCCCGAAGCCGGTGTGCCTGCCGGCCTGCCAGAGACCGAAGACGGCCCCTTCGGCGTCGGTGGCCAGCGCGGCCGTGCCGAGCGTGCCGACCGGGGTCGGCGGGATGATCACCTGACCGCCGGCCGCGGTGATCCGGGCGGTCAGGGCGACCGCGTCCGGGGTCGCGAAGTGCAGCGTCCAGGCCGTGGGGAGCCGGCCGTCGGGCTTGGGGGCGAGGGCGGCGAGCGGGGTCGAGGCGCCCGAGGGGTACGCCCACACCTCATGGGCGCCGTCTCCGGGGGCCACCCTGAACGTCCATCCGAAGAGTTCGCCGTAGAACCGCTTGCCCGCCTCCACGTCGGGCAGCTGGGCGTCCACCCAGCAGGGGACGCCCTCGGGGTACGGGACGCTTCCCGTCCCGGCGGCGGCTCCCGCCCCGGTGACGGCTCCCGCCCCGGTGACGGCTCCCGCCCCGGTGACGGCTCCCGTCTCAATGGCCATAGGGCCAAGCTAACGGCGGCGCACGTGGGGCGCGCGTCGGGCGCGTCCGCCGTCTTTGCGCGAGAGATCACGCGGGGGGTTCGGTTAGTCGGCGGGTGCGGGTTCGGCGGGGGCTGGTCGCACGGTTCCCCGCGCCCCTGAAAGCAGGGGGCGCCCCGTGCTTTTCAGGCCCGCAGGGGCCTGGTCTTTCAGGGGCGCGGGGAACTGCGCGAGAAGCCCCACCGGCCCGCAGCCAAAGACCACACCTGACCGGGGTCGAAGGGGCGCAGCCCCTGGATGGGGGCACCTCCCGCTCGAGCGAAGCCGAGAGTGGGGGGAGGGACGGGTAGGGGCGGCGGGGGCGAAGAAAATCCGCCACCGCACCGCAGGGCCATCCCACGAACCCCTTGGTGAAGCCCATGCTCCCCATTTGCAGTCGGCCGAATCGCGCTCCGATCACCCCTCGGTAAGCTGACGGCATGACAGGACAAGTGCGTACCGTCGACGGCCGCGTGGCCGGCCGACGAGGGCAGGCGACCCGGCAGAAGCTGCTCGACTGCCTCAGCGAGATGCTCAGCTCGTCGCCCTACCGGGACGTCAAAGTCATTGATGTCGCCCGGAAGGCGGGGACTTCGCCCGCGACCTTCTACCAGTACTTCCCGGACGTCGAAGGTGCCGTCCTGGAGATCGCCGAGCAAATGGCTGCCGAGGGCGCCACGTTGACGCGCCTTCTCGAAGGACGGTCCTGGGTCGGCAAGGCCGGCTGGCAGACCGCCCAGGAACTCGTCGACGGTTTCCTGGAGTTCTGGCGCAGGAACGACGCGATCCTCCGCGTCGTCGACCTGGGCGCCGCCGAGGGCGACAAACGCTTCTACAAGATCCGCATGAAGATCCTGAACTCCGTCACCAACTCCCTCTCGGAGACGGTCTCCGAGCTCCAGGCCAAGGGCCGCGTCGACAAGGACGTCAGCCCGGCGGCCCTCGCCGGTTCCCTCGTCGCCATGCTCGCCTCGGTCTCCGGGCACCAGAAGGGCTTCCAGACCTGGGGCGTCAAGCAGGCCGAACTGAAGCCCAACCTCGCCCTGCTGGTCCACCTGGGCATCACCGGCAAGAAACCCACGAAGTAACCAGGAGCACCCGGGCACGCCCCGGACGCGATTCCTGTCACGCAGACGGCACCCTCGGGCGAGGCGTGCCGCCTGCCGCGTTCAGGGGGCCCAGGGGCCTGGGGACCGCTGGTGGACTGCCGGGGGACCCGCTGGGCGGCATCACGCCCGTCATCACGACCGTACGGCGATCGTCATCGGCTCGGCGTCGGCACCGGCACCGGCACCGGCACCGGCACCGGCACGATTCACCGCCGCACGATCCGGAACACCCGTATCTCCCGGTCCACCCGGGCCTGGTACGTCGAGTACGGCGGCCAGAACCTCAGCAACTCCCGCCAGACCGCCGCCCGTTCCTCGCCCGCCAGCAGGTGCGCGGTGACGGGGATGTCCTGGCCCTTCCAGTTGATCTCGGCGTCGGGGTGGGCCAGCAGGTTGGCGCTCCAGGCGGGGTGGCCGGGGCGGCCGAAGTTCGACCCGACCAGGACCCAGCTGTCCCGCCCCTCCTCGGGCATACAGGCCAGCGGCGTACGCCGCGGCTGCCCGCTCCTCGCGCCGGTCGCGGTCAGGACGACGCCGGGCAGCAGTTGCGCGCTGAGCAGCACCCGGCCCCGGGTGACACGGTGCACGGCCCGGTCCAGCGCGGGGATGACATGCGGTGCGACCCGGGCGAACGCCGGAGCCGAGGACACCTTCTGCACCAGCCGTACGCCCATGCCCTTCATCCCCTCGGCCATCCCCGCCGTGTTCCTCGAAGCCATCAGCCCCGCACCTCCCTCTGCCCGCCCGGGCCGTCGACGGTGAAGACGCCCGCCTCGTCGGCCGCCCGCCCCCGCAGCCGGTGCACCGGCCCGAAGAGCGACTCGTCCCCGGCCACCCGCTTGAAGTACAGCTGCGCCTCGTGCTCCCAGGTGAACCCGATCCCCCCATGCAACTGGATCCCCTCTCCGGCGGCCACCCGCAACGCCTCCAGCGCCTGGGCGAGCGCCAGCCCGCCGACCCGCTCGCCGCCCTCCGTACAGGGCTCGGCGGCAGCCGCCCAGGCCGCGTAGTACGCCGCCGACCGGGCCGCCCGCACCCGCACGTAGACGTCCGCGAGCCGGTGCTTCACCGCCTGGAACGACCCGATCGGCCGTCCGAACTGCTCCCGCTGCCGCACATACGCGACCGTCCGCTCCAACGCCCGGTCGGCGGCTCCCACGGCCTCCGCGGCGAGCACGGCAGCCGCCGCGTCCCCGACCTGGGCCAGGGCCGACAGCACACCGGCACGGGCACGGGCCCCGGCACCGACACCGGCACTGACGTCGACGTCGACATCGACCTCATCACCGAGCAACTCTCCCTCCACATCCCGGAGTTCGAGCCGAGCCACCGGCCGTGTCTCGTCGATGGAGGTCTGCCGCACCCGTACGAGCCCGGCACCCCCACCCGCACCCGCACCCGCACCGGTCTCCCCGGTCACCGCCCGCACGAGAAACAGCAGCGTCCGCGAGCGGGCGTACCCCCCGGCGTGCGCGGCCACGAGCAGCAGGCCGGCGCTGTGCCCGTCGAGAACCTGTCCGGCCTCCCCGTAGAGCCGCCACCCGTCCCCGACGCGTCGCGCCTGGACGCCGCCCGCGCGTCCGCCGCCGGCCCACGCGCTCCCGTTGTCTCCGGTCAGCGCCAGCGCGGTGGCGAGGGCCGCGCCCGGTACGGCAAGGGCCGCGGTGAGTCCGCCGGAGGCGAGGCGGGGCAGCAGTTCGGCGCGCTGCCGCTCGGTGCCGAGGGCGAGGATCAGGGGGGCGACCAGGACGGAGGTGGACAGCAGCGGCGAGGGGGCGAGGGCGCGTCCCAACTCCTCGCTTGCCAGGGCGAGTTCGGTTGCCGAGCAGCCGACACCGCCGTACGCCTCGGGGAGCGCGAGTCCCGGCAGCCCGAGCTGTTCGGAGAGGGCGGCCCACAGCCCGCCGTCGTGCCCCTCCCCCGTCCGCACGGCCGCCCGGACCTCCTCCGGACCGCAGCGCTTGAGCAGCAACTCCCGTACCGTACGCCGGATTTCCTCCTGCTCGGCGGTGAAGCGGGCATCCATGGCGGTCCCCCTCCTGCTCCCCCAACGTCTCGATCTGACGGTCCGTCATATTAGGCCGGAAGGCACCCGAAGCACAGGGTTGCCGTCGATAGATCTGATGTACCGTCAGATCCATGACCGCTGTGCCAGCCCTACCCGGAACCGGTGGCCGTCGCGACACGGCACGAGCATCTCGTGGTGGCGGCCGAAGGGTCGCGATCGTCGGGGCCGCGCTGTCCGACTGCGGCCGGGTGGACGACGCGACCCCGTACGCACTCCACGCGCAGGCCGCCCGCCGGGCCCTCGCCGACGCCGGGCTGGAGCGCACGGCCATCGACGGCCTGGCGTCGGCCGGCCTCGGCACGCTGGCGCCGGTGGAGGTGGCGGAGTATCTGGGCCTGCGGCCCACCTGGGTGGACTCCACCTCGGTCGGGGGGTCGGCCTGGGAGGTCATGGCGGCGCACGCGGCGGACGCGATCGCCGCCGGGCACGCGAACGTCGTCCTCCTCGTCTACGGTTCCACGGCCCGCGCGGACATCAAGGCGGGCCGCCGCACGGGCAACCTCTCCTTCGGCGCGCGCGGCCCCCTCCAGTTCGAGGTCCCCTACGGGCACACCCTGATCGCCAAGTACGCCATGGCCGCGCGCCGCCACATGCACGAGTACGGCACGACCCTGGAGCAGCTGGCCTCCGTCGCCGTACAGGCCCGGGCGAACGCGGCGGCGAACCCGGAGGCGATGTTCCGCACGCCGCTCACCGTGGAGGACGTCCTGTCCTCCCCGCCGATCGCCGACCCGTTCACGAAGCTGCACTGCTGCATACGTTCCGACGGCGGGGCGGCGGTGCTGCTGGCGGCCGAGGAGTACGTACGGGACTGCCGGCCGACGACCCCCGTCTGGATCCTCGGCACGGGCGAGTACACCTCGCACACGACCATGTCCGAGTGGCCCGACTTCACGGTCTCCCCGGCGGCGGTCAGCGGCCGCCTGGCCTTCGAACGGGCCGGCGTGCGCCCCGCCGAGATCGACTTCGCCGAGATCTACGACGCCTTCACCTACATGACCCTCGTGACGCTGGAGGACCTCGGTTTCTGCGCGAAGGGAGAGGGCGGGTCCTTCGTGGAGAAGGGCCGCCTGACCCTGACCGGCGACCTCCCCGTGAACACCGACGGTGGCGGTCTCTCCGCCCAGCACCCCGGCATGCGCGGCCTCTTCCTCCTCGTCGAGGCCGTACGCCAACTGCGCGGTGAGGCGGGCGCCCACCAGGTCCGGGCCCCCGACGGCCACCTGCCCCGCCTCGCCGTGGCCTCGGGCACGGGCGGCTGGTTCTGCTCGTCGGGGACGGTGGTGCTGGGACGGGAGTGAGGCCCTCCCGGCCGACCACCCCGAGGACGGCTCCGCCACCTGCGCCTTCCTGACGCCGTCCACCGCATGCCGTCCACTACACGCCGTCCACCACATGCCTTCCACTACGTGCCTTCCACAGCCGGAATACGAGGCGGGGAGGGCGCGCTGTAGGGAATCGGCAGACGAAGGCGTCCCCGTAGCAGTCCCGGAGGAAGCGACATGGCACTGTCCCGCAAGGAGCGCGAGGAGTTTCTGGCCGAGGCCCATGTGGCCGCGTTGGCGGTGGACGCCGGGGAGGGCAGGGCACCGCTGACGGTGCCGATCTGGTACCAGTACGAACCCGGGGGCGACATCTGGGTCATGACCGGGCTGGACACCCGCAAGAACCGGCTGATCCAGGCCGCCGGCCGCTTCTCCCTGATGATCGACCGACTCGAACCCACCATCCGCTACGTCTCCGTCGAGGGCCCGGTCACCGACACCGCCCCGGCCACCCTCGACCAGCTCCGCGAGATCTCCGCCCGCTACCTCCCGGCCGACAAGGTCGACGGCTACGTCGACTTCGCCTCCCGGAACCATGGCGAACAGGTGATCATCCGCATGCGCCCCGAGAGGTGGGTCTCGTCCGACCTGGGCACGGTGTGAGACCGTCCCACCCATGATCGAGCCCCCTTCCGAGCCGCAGTCCCCCTCTCCGGCACCCTCCCGGCCGTCCGCGTTCGTCCAGGTCCTGCGAGGGCTGCGGGTCTGGGATCCGCAGGTCAGCGCCTTGCCGCCGTTCGATCCGGCCACCGCCCCCGCCGAACCGGTGGCGCTCTTCGCCGCCTGGTTCGGGGAGGTCGTGGCGGCCGGTGAGGTGGAGCCGCACACCATGTCGCTGGCCACGGCTGACGCGGAGGGCCGGCCGGACGTCCGTACGGTGATGCTGCACGACGTGGACGCGCGGGGCTGGCACTTCGCCTCCCACGCGGGCAGCCGCAAGGGACGGCAGCTCGCGGCCCGCCCGTACGCGTGCCTCGGCTTCTACTGGCCCCTCCTCGGCCGCCAGGTCCGGGTGCGGGGCCCGGTCACGGTAGAACCCGCCGAGGTCGCCCACGCCGATCTGCACGCCCGCTCGACGGGTGCGCTGGCCGCCG from the Streptomyces sp. NBC_00310 genome contains:
- a CDS encoding acyltransferase family protein; translated protein: MRTGMKSSPSASPRSSRFSRFSRSSRSSRSSRAAASGASRLGWLDALRGIAALVVVFDHSSYSFMAEFRRELMPEFNTSRYGIMVFFLVSGYIIPASLERRGSVRTFWTGRLFRIYPLCAAVVTGLLVADHFGVAEIRDFGGQSLTSVALAHLTLFQELLGTPNLLLVLWTLSYEMAFYLLVVGLFTVRLHRRSGAVAVTLAALAALSVAAGFALPASALSDALGTGRLIALASVVMLIAICCACTGSAALRVFGGVLGGVLALALVAFNGTVPVWEGLVILAVMFLGTAVYRADTGQSSWAWAGCAAALVVACAVGSAYVDGDGGHFTRRAWIVSFLLAVATFGIGLALRRRRIPRLLTFLGMISYSVYLVHPLLLAVSDGTIGRRRHDDLVLEVAFYAVLLPVCVLTYYCVEAPAQRWGRRLTRRDTPDREADHARRSAGKPQPSVSPRSWP
- a CDS encoding outer membrane protein assembly factor BamB family protein translates to MVDQLTQHDPRRIGPFEVLGRLGAGGMGLVYLARSASGRRVAIKTVRTELAEDQLFRVRFTREVEAARAVSGFYTAAVVDADPRAAVPWLATAYVPAPSLEEIVNDCGPMPVQAVRWLAAGVAEALQSIHGAGLVHRDLKPSNVLVVEDGPRVIDFGIASGVSNTRLTMTNVAVGTPAYMSPEQAKDSRSVTGASDVFSLGSMLVFAATGHAPFHGANPVETVFMLLREGPDLSGLPDDLRPLIESCMQMDPTARPNPADLQAQLAPHLFGSGSDDSGTASAWLPEKAVSMIETRRGGRAVPKQQASGGRSGGGRPTAPVPPPPPSYDPAPVSPVSLGAPDTGPVRLAGGQVPIGPGPRVADARAAAVKAPPPEAGLAASWSRPRAGVNGADPAPSASAPPAPEPAASGWRPWRFRMSNDVWGTPSVADDLVYVTSFEVHALDVATGRRRFKTRDVAWSMAVADGRIHASDGPTLFALDAREGADLWRLSTDAWVYSLKADRGTVVTATRGGGVQGWEASNGHKLWELAGAQADFESPEAGPVVHDGTVYVWKDARLRALEARTGDERWSYPIGDAASCGGVPVRLTPASDGYVYVSAGSRVLAVDVASGHVRWHFEAPAVFLSAPTFASGPAVTGGGVYLADYLGTVYALDATDGRDRWRIATESRSSLEPVLVAAGHVHVGSGKGLYTLDAVTGTPKWRFQAGGEIVGAPSVAEGRIHFGSTDHLLYTLKADDGRLRWKLATGGEITGSPVVKDGVVYACSKDRCVYALDAEKGTGTARTT
- a CDS encoding VOC family protein, producing MAIETGAVTGAGAVTGAGAVTGAGAAAGTGSVPYPEGVPCWVDAQLPDVEAGKRFYGELFGWTFRVAPGDGAHEVWAYPSGASTPLAALAPKPDGRLPTAWTLHFATPDAVALTARITAAGGQVIIPPTPVGTLGTAALATDAEGAVFGLWQAGRHTGFGRRHEPGTFAWAELYARDTKAANSFYAHLFHDALFGPDAAPDFGRATLTDVFPAEMPPHFLVHFGTEDCEAALGTVSRLGGRVQVPPFGTSYGNVAVVTDNQGASFALLQQWDGNGWREAPQEADQAEQRPDELRQRGDDRGEDEARPAGEHGATGPEDKG
- a CDS encoding TetR family transcriptional regulator; protein product: MTGQVRTVDGRVAGRRGQATRQKLLDCLSEMLSSSPYRDVKVIDVARKAGTSPATFYQYFPDVEGAVLEIAEQMAAEGATLTRLLEGRSWVGKAGWQTAQELVDGFLEFWRRNDAILRVVDLGAAEGDKRFYKIRMKILNSVTNSLSETVSELQAKGRVDKDVSPAALAGSLVAMLASVSGHQKGFQTWGVKQAELKPNLALLVHLGITGKKPTK
- a CDS encoding nitroreductase/quinone reductase family protein, with protein sequence MAEGMKGMGVRLVQKVSSAPAFARVAPHVIPALDRAVHRVTRGRVLLSAQLLPGVVLTATGARSGQPRRTPLACMPEEGRDSWVLVGSNFGRPGHPAWSANLLAHPDAEINWKGQDIPVTAHLLAGEERAAVWRELLRFWPPYSTYQARVDREIRVFRIVRR
- a CDS encoding acyl-CoA dehydrogenase family protein; this translates as MDARFTAEQEEIRRTVRELLLKRCGPEEVRAAVRTGEGHDGGLWAALSEQLGLPGLALPEAYGGVGCSATELALASEELGRALAPSPLLSTSVLVAPLILALGTERQRAELLPRLASGGLTAALAVPGAALATALALTGDNGSAWAGGGRAGGVQARRVGDGWRLYGEAGQVLDGHSAGLLLVAAHAGGYARSRTLLFLVRAVTGETGAGAGAGGGAGLVRVRQTSIDETRPVARLELRDVEGELLGDEVDVDVDVSAGVGAGARARAGVLSALAQVGDAAAAVLAAEAVGAADRALERTVAYVRQREQFGRPIGSFQAVKHRLADVYVRVRAARSAAYYAAWAAAAEPCTEGGERVGGLALAQALEALRVAAGEGIQLHGGIGFTWEHEAQLYFKRVAGDESLFGPVHRLRGRAADEAGVFTVDGPGGQREVRG
- a CDS encoding thiolase C-terminal domain-containing protein, whose translation is MTAVPALPGTGGRRDTARASRGGGRRVAIVGAALSDCGRVDDATPYALHAQAARRALADAGLERTAIDGLASAGLGTLAPVEVAEYLGLRPTWVDSTSVGGSAWEVMAAHAADAIAAGHANVVLLVYGSTARADIKAGRRTGNLSFGARGPLQFEVPYGHTLIAKYAMAARRHMHEYGTTLEQLASVAVQARANAAANPEAMFRTPLTVEDVLSSPPIADPFTKLHCCIRSDGGAAVLLAAEEYVRDCRPTTPVWILGTGEYTSHTTMSEWPDFTVSPAAVSGRLAFERAGVRPAEIDFAEIYDAFTYMTLVTLEDLGFCAKGEGGSFVEKGRLTLTGDLPVNTDGGGLSAQHPGMRGLFLLVEAVRQLRGEAGAHQVRAPDGHLPRLAVASGTGGWFCSSGTVVLGRE
- a CDS encoding pyridoxamine 5'-phosphate oxidase family protein — encoded protein: MALSRKEREEFLAEAHVAALAVDAGEGRAPLTVPIWYQYEPGGDIWVMTGLDTRKNRLIQAAGRFSLMIDRLEPTIRYVSVEGPVTDTAPATLDQLREISARYLPADKVDGYVDFASRNHGEQVIIRMRPERWVSSDLGTV